From the Gadus chalcogrammus isolate NIFS_2021 chromosome 15, NIFS_Gcha_1.0, whole genome shotgun sequence genome, one window contains:
- the slc1a4 gene encoding neutral amino acid transporter A isoform X2, giving the protein MNILGLVLFAMVFGVALRKLGPEGEELIRFFNAFNEATMVLVSWIMWYVPLGIMFLVGSKIVEMEDVVLLVTSLGKYIFASILGHIIHGGVVLPLIYFAFTRKNPFTFLSGLITPFTTAFATCSSSATLPSMIKCVEENNGVDKRISRFILPIGATVNMDGAAIFQCVAAVFIAQLNNHELNAGQIFTILVTATASSVGAAGIPAGGIITIAIILEAIGLPTNDLSLMLAVDWIVDRTTTVVNVEGDALGAGILHHINQQEMKKKQQEEELGEDEEEEAEELLEVRVEVVANRADGESSPLVRHQAVRTPEGTPEAIESML; this is encoded by the exons ATGAACATCCTGGGTCTGGTGTTGTTCGCCATGGTGTTCGGCGTCGCGCTCAGGAAGCTTGGgccggagggggaggagctcaTCCGCTTCTTCAACGCCTTCAACGAGGCCACCATGGTGCTGGTGTCCTGGATCATGTG GTATGTGCCGTTGGGCATTATGTTCCTGGTGGGCAGCAAGATCGTGGAGATGGAGGACGTGGTCCTGCTGGTCACCAGCCTGGGGAAGTACATCTTCGCATCCATCCTGGGACACATCATCCACGGCGGCGTCGTCCTGCCCCTCATCTACTTTGCCTTCACCCGCAAGAACCCCTTCACCTTCCTGTCCGGCCTCATCACCCCCTTCACCACCGCCTTCGCCACCTGCTCCAG ctctgcGACCCTGCCCTCCATGATCAAGTGTGTGGAGGAAAACAACGGCGTGGACAAACGCATCAGCCGTTTCATCCTGCCCATCGGCGCCACTGTCAACATGGACGGTGCCGCCATCTTCCAGTGTGTGGCGGCCGTCTTCATCGCCCAGCTCAACAACCACGAGCTGAATGCCGGACAGATCTTCACCATCCT AGTGACAGCCACAGCATCCAGTGTTGGTGCAGCCGGCATCCCAGCCGGTGGCATCATCACCATAGCGATCATCCTGGAAGCCATTGGCCTTCCAACCAATGACCTGTCCCTCATGCTGGCCGTTGACTGGATTGT GGACCGCACCACCACGGTGGTGAACGTGGAGGGGGACGCGCTGGGGGCGGGGATCCTCCACCACATCAACCAGcaggagatgaagaagaagcagcaggaggaggagctgggggaggacgaggaggaggaggcagaggagctgctggaggtcagggtggaggtggtggccaACCGGGCAGACGGGGAGAGCTCTCCGCTGGTCAGGCACCAGGCAGTCCGGACCCCCGAGGGCACGCCGGAGGCCATCGAGTCCATGCTGTGA